One window of Phycisphaeraceae bacterium genomic DNA carries:
- a CDS encoding prepilin-type N-terminal cleavage/methylation domain-containing protein, which yields MRAHQRTPRAFTLIELLVVISIIAILIGIAMPSLAAARRRANKLACSANLRSIGQAIQMYRDEFKGVFPKAKYMPDPFVSADADPPLTQVLDHYLSSSTGQDARNAFRCPSDTEVFPLSGSSYMYQTTLSGVTLEAYFPVAMGFVQAPEVVVARDFDGGSFDTTTVGQIIVGPFHGVRNLLFADGHAGNF from the coding sequence ATGCGTGCCCACCAACGTACCCCTCGCGCTTTTACTCTGATTGAACTTCTCGTGGTGATTTCGATCATCGCAATTCTGATCGGCATTGCGATGCCGAGTCTGGCTGCGGCCCGCCGCCGCGCCAACAAACTCGCCTGTTCAGCCAATCTGCGCTCGATTGGTCAGGCGATCCAGATGTACCGTGACGAGTTCAAAGGGGTGTTCCCCAAAGCCAAGTACATGCCCGATCCGTTTGTCTCTGCCGACGCGGATCCTCCGCTGACGCAGGTGCTGGACCATTACCTGTCGTCGAGCACGGGACAGGATGCGCGGAACGCCTTCCGCTGTCCGTCGGACACCGAAGTTTTCCCGCTGTCGGGTTCGAGCTACATGTATCAGACGACTCTCAGCGGCGTCACGCTGGAGGCTTACTTCCCGGTGGCGATGGGTTTTGTGCAGGCCCCGGAGGTGGTGGTCGCGCGGGACTTCGACGGCGGATCATTCGATACAACGACGGTAGGTCAGATCATCGTCGGCCCGTTTCACGGAGTGCGTAATCTGCTCTTTGCCGACGGGCATGCCGGGAACTTCTAA
- a CDS encoding N-acetyltransferase — MIRHASIQDVRAFGKIINDCAEYGLMLHRSLADLYENVRDFQVAIEDDQIVGVCGLKIVWSNLAEIYSLAVKPEYRKRGLGRRLVLSCIDEAEELGIARLMTLTYEKHFFERCGFHVVDRQTLPLKVWSECVRCPKNQACDEIAMIRDLEVPELEPFKDDRPNASAVAREIAVPLVVKGRRDDID; from the coding sequence ATGATCCGCCATGCTTCCATTCAGGATGTCCGAGCCTTCGGCAAGATCATCAACGATTGCGCCGAGTATGGTCTGATGCTCCACCGATCACTGGCGGATCTCTATGAAAACGTCCGCGACTTTCAGGTGGCCATCGAGGACGATCAGATCGTCGGCGTGTGCGGCCTCAAAATCGTCTGGTCCAATCTCGCAGAGATTTATTCACTGGCGGTCAAACCGGAATACCGCAAGCGCGGGCTTGGCCGGCGGCTGGTGCTCTCTTGCATTGACGAGGCGGAAGAACTGGGTATCGCACGGCTGATGACGCTGACCTACGAAAAGCATTTTTTTGAGCGGTGCGGTTTTCACGTAGTGGACCGGCAGACGCTGCCGCTGAAGGTCTGGAGCGAATGCGTCCGCTGTCCGAAAAATCAGGCGTGTGATGAGATCGCGATGATCCGCGACCTTGAGGTGCCGGAACTCGAACCCTTCAAGGATGATCGGCCTAATGCCAGCGCGGTCGCGCGGGAGATTGCGGTGCCGCTGGTGGTCAAAGGCAGACGTGACGACATCGATTGA